One window from the genome of Bradyrhizobium sp. 4 encodes:
- a CDS encoding HAD-IIA family hydrolase, translated as MASVASPPIWPPVDGIISDLDGVVYRGNAAIVDSVEAFGRWQAAGLPICFVTNNSTHTPADVVSKLAGLGLVIAPNDVVTSAITAAELIRATYPEFGRIFVIGAPSLTKAMTDAGLEVTDRKPDAVVMGLDRQITHEKLRIAVDAILNGAAFIGTNPDLLLPTAGGFEPGAGATIAAVAAATKVEPLIVGKPEPHMIETALSRLGTVRSATLMIGDQIQTDIQAGKRAGLPTVLVTTGVPPRDDPSLVSPDFIVSSLSEVAIARATIGSQRPRRA; from the coding sequence ATGGCTAGTGTCGCTTCTCCCCCCATTTGGCCGCCAGTGGACGGTATCATTTCGGATCTCGACGGCGTCGTCTACCGCGGCAACGCGGCTATCGTCGATTCCGTGGAGGCATTTGGACGGTGGCAGGCGGCCGGATTGCCCATCTGCTTCGTGACGAACAACTCGACGCACACGCCAGCGGATGTCGTCAGCAAACTGGCAGGCCTTGGGCTTGTTATTGCGCCGAACGACGTGGTCACCAGCGCCATCACCGCCGCCGAGCTCATCCGCGCTACATACCCGGAATTTGGGCGTATATTCGTCATCGGCGCGCCATCCCTTACGAAAGCCATGACAGACGCGGGGCTCGAGGTGACGGATCGAAAGCCCGACGCCGTGGTCATGGGGCTCGATCGACAAATTACGCATGAGAAGCTGCGGATTGCGGTCGACGCGATCCTAAATGGAGCAGCCTTTATTGGCACCAACCCCGACCTCCTGTTGCCGACGGCAGGTGGGTTCGAGCCCGGGGCAGGAGCTACGATCGCCGCCGTGGCTGCCGCCACGAAAGTGGAGCCTTTGATTGTTGGTAAGCCGGAGCCGCATATGATCGAGACTGCACTTTCCCGCCTGGGCACGGTACGCAGCGCCACCTTGATGATCGGAGACCAGATTCAGACTGATATTCAGGCTGGCAAGAGAGCAGGGCTTCCGACCGTGCTGGTCACGACCGGCGTGCCGCCCCGAGATGATCCCTCACTGGTATCGCCCGATTTCATCGTCTCCAGCCTGTCTGAGGTTGCGATAGCCCGAGCCACCATTGGAAGCCAGCGACCGAGGAGAGCGTGA
- a CDS encoding SDR family oxidoreductase gives MTEQFSVSNRTVLVTGAGGGIGSAIVNAFRSGGANVLATDANLETLRSTLASLPHGNGVLPMAMDVASEDDVNRVLDAVAKHFGRLDVLVNNAGVKSAQPLLNGDADKIERTIQINSVAVLRCSKLAIERFMKDKGGRIVNIGSSLSSQGAVFNYQAGGADYCLSKAIVHDLTKLLAYECAPHKINVNAIAPGIIDTPMHGRPREETEARHGGRIPLGRVGVPEDIAGLAVFLASPAASYMTGQIVHVNGGMLMNG, from the coding sequence ATGACCGAACAGTTCTCAGTTTCAAACAGAACGGTGCTCGTGACCGGTGCCGGGGGCGGCATCGGGTCTGCCATCGTGAATGCGTTTCGATCTGGTGGAGCGAATGTCCTTGCCACCGATGCCAACCTGGAAACTCTCAGGAGCACTCTGGCAAGCCTGCCCCATGGCAACGGCGTACTACCGATGGCGATGGATGTCGCAAGTGAGGACGATGTTAACAGGGTTCTGGACGCGGTCGCCAAGCACTTTGGCCGGCTCGATGTGCTGGTTAACAATGCGGGCGTCAAATCTGCCCAACCGCTCCTGAATGGCGATGCGGACAAAATCGAGCGGACCATCCAGATCAACTCGGTCGCGGTCCTGCGCTGCTCAAAGCTCGCGATCGAGCGCTTCATGAAGGACAAAGGGGGCCGGATCGTCAATATCGGATCCTCGCTATCGTCCCAAGGTGCAGTCTTTAACTACCAGGCGGGCGGCGCCGACTATTGTTTGTCGAAAGCAATTGTTCACGACCTCACCAAGCTGCTCGCCTATGAATGTGCCCCACACAAGATCAATGTGAATGCCATTGCGCCCGGGATCATCGATACACCGATGCATGGGCGCCCGCGCGAGGAAACCGAGGCACGTCACGGGGGCCGTATCCCGCTCGGACGGGTCGGCGTGCCGGAGGATATCGCAGGTCTTGCTGTTTTTCTTGCAAGTCCTGCAGCTTCCTACATGACCGGGCAGATCGTACACGTGAATGGCGGGATGCTGATGAATGGCTAG
- the ugpC gene encoding sn-glycerol-3-phosphate ABC transporter ATP-binding protein UgpC, translated as MADVRLEGINKAYGTIQILRNVDLIIEHGEFVVFVGPSGSGKSTLLRMIGGLERISGGRLLIDNEVVNDVDAADRNIGMVFQSYALYPHMTVRENLAFPLRMAKVPKAGIEARVTETASLLQIDHLLERKPRQLSGGQRQRVAIGRAIVREPKVFLFDEPLSNLDTELRVQMRVQIAKLHKQLGNTMIYVTHDQVEAMTMADKIVVLKDGNIEQVGSPHDLYHNPASRFVAGFIGSPKMNFLSGHIESAHATGMGVKLDAGATILVPVQPNQSLVGKPITVGIRPDDFSPSAAEKTDIGIEIDVDFVEHLGSVTYIYGNAGRESMVAKAPNAAAPSRSGKVRLAASPADCHLFMMNGNALRRLHAPANWS; from the coding sequence ATGGCCGATGTCCGCCTGGAAGGTATCAATAAGGCCTATGGGACGATCCAAATCCTGCGGAATGTCGACCTGATCATTGAACATGGCGAATTCGTCGTGTTCGTTGGACCATCGGGTTCAGGCAAGTCGACACTGCTCCGAATGATCGGAGGGCTCGAGCGTATCAGCGGCGGGCGGCTCTTGATCGACAATGAAGTCGTCAATGACGTTGATGCCGCCGACCGAAACATCGGCATGGTGTTTCAGAGCTACGCACTCTATCCGCACATGACCGTGCGCGAGAACCTTGCCTTCCCCCTGCGTATGGCCAAAGTTCCGAAGGCCGGGATTGAGGCCAGAGTCACCGAGACTGCATCACTCTTGCAGATCGATCATCTGCTGGAACGTAAGCCCCGGCAACTTTCAGGCGGACAAAGGCAACGCGTAGCTATTGGGCGTGCCATTGTACGCGAACCCAAAGTGTTCCTGTTCGACGAGCCGCTGTCGAATCTCGATACTGAGTTGCGGGTGCAGATGCGGGTGCAGATTGCCAAGTTACACAAGCAGCTTGGCAACACCATGATCTACGTGACCCACGATCAGGTTGAGGCAATGACAATGGCCGACAAGATCGTCGTACTCAAGGACGGCAATATCGAGCAAGTGGGCAGTCCGCACGACCTCTATCACAATCCGGCATCTCGCTTTGTCGCCGGGTTCATCGGATCGCCTAAGATGAATTTTCTCAGCGGCCACATCGAATCAGCGCACGCGACGGGCATGGGCGTCAAGCTCGATGCAGGCGCGACAATCCTCGTTCCCGTCCAGCCGAACCAGTCGCTTGTCGGCAAGCCGATCACGGTCGGAATTCGCCCCGATGATTTCTCTCCATCCGCGGCGGAGAAGACCGATATTGGGATCGAGATCGACGTCGATTTCGTCGAGCATCTTGGCAGCGTCACCTACATCTACGGCAATGCTGGCAGAGAATCGATGGTTGCCAAGGCACCGAACGCGGCGGCGCCCAGTAGGTCGGGCAAGGTCCGTCTTGCGGCTTCGCCGGCGGACTGCCACCTCTTCATGATGAACGGAAATGCGCTGCGACGGTTGCATGCGCCGGCAAATTGGAGCTAG